The Comamonas testosteroni genome contains the following window.
GGCTTACCAGCTCATCAAGCCTTCGCCGCTGCTGCTCAAGGCCAGCCACTGAAGCAATCTATCTGACAGGCAGGCACCGGCGCGAAGACCATCCCGGTTATGGTGACCTGTCGCTAGAGCGCGCCCTCATACAGCCAGGGCACATCCATGATGCGCCCGCCCAGGGCGCGCAGCGACAGATCGCGACCCCAGCGAATAGGCCCTGTCGCATGGAAGATCCGGCCATTGCGCAGCGAGCGTTCCTGCACCCTGGCATTGCGCTGCCAGCGATTCAACGCATAGCGGCGCAGCCGCAGACTGACATCCAGATCATGCATGGACAGAGCGCCCTGCAACTCGGCTGCATCCTCGATGGCCATGCCCGCACCCTGCGCCAGATAGGGACGCATGGGATGGGCCGCATCGCCCAGCAGGGCTACAAGGCCCTGCGCCATCTGGGTCTCTGACGACACCGGCTGCCGGTCGGCCACCGGCCACAAACGCCATTCACCACCCACATCGGGAACATGTTGAACCAGATCCTGCAGGTAACCACATGCGCCCTGAAGATGCTGCAGCAGATCGGGCAGATTGGCCGAGTGATCCCAGTTGTCCAGATCCTCGGGGGCCGGCCCCTGCACAATGACCACCAGATTCTGCAGCTCGCCCCGGCGCACGGGGTACTGAATGGCATGCAATTGCGGCCCCATCCAGGCCGTGACCTCGCTGGTGCGCAAGCGCTTGGGCAGATTGGCCTGATGCACCAGGGCACGGTAGGCCAGATGTCCGGTCACACGCGGCGGGCCATCGCCCAGCATCTGTGCACGCACGGCGCTGCGCACGCCATCGGCGCCGATCAGGGCATCGCCCTCGATGAGCTTGCCGGCACTGGTACGAATAGTGACCACACCGTCCTGCTGGCTATAGCTGCTGACGCACTGGTCGAGGTTGAGGTGAGCCTCTGGCAGAGCCTGCAAGGCCTCCAGCAGAATCTGGTGCAGGTCGGCGCGATGAATGGTGAGGTAGCTGGCCCCATAGCGCTGCACCATGTCTGCGCCCAAGGGCAATCGCCCCAGCTCTTGCCCCGTCACGGCATTGCAGGCTCGCAAGGACAAAGGGCAGGCCACGACCTGCTGCAACGATCGCTGCAGCCCCCATGCCT
Protein-coding sequences here:
- a CDS encoding FAD-dependent monooxygenase, encoding MNKQVLIAGGGIGGLAAAIAAVRADWDVRLFERAAQFSEVGAGIQLGPNVVRCLQAWGLQRSLQQVVACPLSLRACNAVTGQELGRLPLGADMVQRYGASYLTIHRADLHQILLEALQALPEAHLNLDQCVSSYSQQDGVVTIRTSAGKLIEGDALIGADGVRSAVRAQMLGDGPPRVTGHLAYRALVHQANLPKRLRTSEVTAWMGPQLHAIQYPVRRGELQNLVVIVQGPAPEDLDNWDHSANLPDLLQHLQGACGYLQDLVQHVPDVGGEWRLWPVADRQPVSSETQMAQGLVALLGDAAHPMRPYLAQGAGMAIEDAAELQGALSMHDLDVSLRLRRYALNRWQRNARVQERSLRNGRIFHATGPIRWGRDLSLRALGGRIMDVPWLYEGAL